AGATTTCGCGGTATGAATTTTATGCCGCCTAATTATAATAGACTGATTAATAATTGTACGAAGGATTGAGAGAAAgcagaataaacaaaaaaaaaaaaaaaaaaaaaataagaaaaagacaaaaatagAGATATCGAGATAGGCGAGAGTCGCTCGTTTTACGTCATCACTTCGGGATATACATGTTATATATAATTGTACCTACTTCgatggaagagaaaaaaaaaaaactaactaAATAGgcgaataaacaaatgaaacaaaataaacaagggggaataaaataacaaagaaaCGATTTaagacaaagagaaaaaaaaaaaaatcaatataatactaaaaatgagaataaaaataatcttgATGTGCGCGCGGTTAGTTTTATATACTAACGACTTAAGACTtaagatatatacgtatatatatatacacatatgcgAGTTAACAttcgtgtgtatatatattatatatcaacTATGTATTCTTTAGAGTTATGAAAACTATTACGATaacgtataaatatgtatgtaatatataaaatagaaCGATATGAAAGAATTTGAAtattgtgtataataataacaataaatttgtagACGTTAAATCTGTGtcgtatcaatttttattcagatgGAAAAGTGCAATGTTTGCAAGTCAGTTTATTagttttcttcgttttctgttatatacatacatacatatatacaatattcAACGTAAATGATTAAATTTACTCACCCACGTGCCGTGCTTGCGACGATCGGTGGGCTCCTCGAGCGttattcttgtatttttatcaCGACACGTTTGACATGAATTTGTGGCAAAGTAACGAAATTATTGCGAGTATGAACTATTTGCAGTaataagtattattattatcattattgtcgTCGTTATTGcattatgtatttatatgaTATATGTGTGCGCGTAAGATATAAATCAGCCCGATGTGTCAGTTACACGAAATATCCGAATTACAATTGACAaagaaattgattgtttgaaaatatagtTTATTTATGTGATTTTCTATTCAAACCTAACACGGTTCAGCCAAATTTCTATCGAAAAGTTGTTCTTCTGTGTTTGCCTTTGCGATGACATCACTaatggcgatttttttttaaaaatcaaacgaacaTTACTATATTCTATTTTTCGAacattggaagaaaaaaaaaaaaaaaaaaaaaaaaaaacaactacaCGCGTTGAAATGTTAAATGTGTTCGTACGCTgatgtgtatgtgtgtgtgtgtttttgcTGTATTGGTAGAAGTTTGatctaaaaaattgtttggcAACCGGTCTGTTATTGTAGAAAAtaagtattattattcaaaaaatcgatgtaaACCCTAAAGAACAGCACCAATAAACATGGCCTAAATGTATATGCGTTGTCTGTGAAACACTTTTTCTCGGACGAAATACTTGCGACAACTTAATATAGAATTGAATCAAAGCCTTTGAATGATCATGCTGactgtaaatttattcaagataacACAACGCGAATTCCTTGAAACAATGCGAATCTTGTGTAAAAAACAATGTGTTACCGAGATGACTAATCCGTAATCGTTTTCTTTCAacgatattaaatttttgtactaAAACAAATTCAGCTTGTTTTATTACACGTTTAGTTAACACGAAAGTTTAATGGTTGAAACAGGCAATGAAATTTGacgttaaaataattttttgcattaACTGAACATTAGGGTTATTTAACCGCACGTATTGAACGAACTGTGTCACTTGCAATTctgttaattttaaatttcgcgAGAGTCACCCGATATTAATTGGGTTAAAACCGGCAACAGTTTTGTTTATTCGTAGTCAATATCACTCTCGGTCACTCGAAACTTGACGTTACGCTTTCTTCGGTCGTACCAAGTCTGATTGATGGTATACGTTCAACGTTATCCGTGACTGATTTTGCCGGGTGACAGCCCGGCTTTATATGTATCTCCGAACCAACTTCCGTAGCGAGAACGTTCGCCGCCTAGTGGCCGTTTTCAGTACCAGCATACCGATGTTCACGATGAATATGTTCTCAACCCGTTTCAAAGCACGCCGTGCGGTGTTTCTTTTACCTTGTTAACAAATAAGTGTAACCGATTCAACCAGTTACGCGAAACCAGCTTCGGTTAGATCAACAAAGTATGGAATTCGACCGATGTGAATTCATTGCTGGCTGGATTCATGTACTTATTATATTTGAAGTAACCAACTGCTTCTGTCAACGAACGTGCGACTTCGAGGGACAATGCATGAACttcaaatgaaatgatattcGGTCGACTCAATGTCGGAAACACGCGAAAAGGTTCGCTCGAAGCGATACTTCACTCGATCGTGACACGAAGAGCTTTTCTTGAATCAAGGAATTCGCTTGACTAaatcattttgacaaactaACTAAATCGAAATCGTTGAATTGAAATCATCGTATTTGGAACGAATAAGGGATACTAGACTGAAGCGAATGGGCTCCGACAAAATCTGTTTTGTTGTATCAAGAATTCCTTTCCCTCTGTGTACTATCGTATTTATTGTACCGTTGTATTTCTATGTATTGCGATTTCGAACTACTTTGCACCATTTGTAGTGAAATTGTGTCGTCCCTCACATTACATCTAATCACGAAAGTTCGAAGACAAACAAccattaaaagaaaataaacgtAACAGCCAAGAagtttattttcaagaaattgggatttatttatttattttccgataaaactgtttttactACGGTTACACTCGCGGGACAAAAACAAACAcgcataaattattcaattttcgaaacaaatcAAGTTTATTTGTCGTTATAATCGatagtaatattaataataataattacattcaGAGTTATCATATAACAATTGTGATTAATATTTCACtatctttattattatcttctCGCTTTGGATCGCCTTTTTTCCTtgattttctgtttctttgtgtcatattttatattcaacatTCAGGGTGGCGGAAGGCAGAGTtcttatttcaaatcattccATTTTCTTTGCGTTTCTTCAAAGAccattcttgttttttttttcgacgcaTCATTTGTCCATGGTATCCGATGAAGTTAATTTTAACTAACCGTCGAGGTGATACAATGTTCCACTTATGTAGATACGTAGTATacaatttgtttaattattcttttaaaattcttatttttctgaataatttttcgccTATTATTCTTGCTCCCTTTACTTGATCAATTTCTCAATTCGACTGTGTGTTCAATTAGTCTCATTTCACGGAATCGCGAGATCTGCATAATCATTAAGATATAAGAATATAAGATCGTACCAAGTATTATTACTTCTttgcaaattgaaatattgaatctACATTCAACGCGTTCAACGTTGAGAAGAGAAATCTGGAAGGcaaaagggagagagagaaatgttGGAAATTTCAAGTACCGATTAATATTGAGTTTGTTTTGGCAGTGGTAATTAATTGTCACCTAATATTGGAATATTTATTAACGGACCTTGCAATTTTCGTGTGCAAAGTCATCTCCAAGTTTACGGAAAACACTTTGATGTATTGTACACATAAAAACGAGGCCTGAGAAATACttatgaatttctttttttcaatttttaacaaaacgaaaaatgtattttatacattgCATAATAACACCGTGCGAATATTGCCGTTCACGagttgttatttctttttcaatattctctGCTCAattataacattatttttatattactcGTCTATTCGCATGCTGATTTTTAAGTCCTTatcgattttcaaagaatCGCTGCTGACTTTACAGACCTGATCAAGAAGcgaaaatgaatttcttaAACATCTCAAGAATTTTCAGTAACTTTGTAAAGTGCGTTGGAAAAATCGTcgagttttataattttatgaaatattcaattctccttattcgaaattattatcatatttttaaacgCATCAAGTTTTGGTAAATAACCGAACATTTTTAATCGCATGTTTATCGAaagaacagaatttttttcacacacaaGTATTTGCAATTATCCAGGCTTATgtggataaaataatttctattattgttatcattatcatcgtcgttattattattaatattattattattattattattgttatagtAAAACATACATTCAATATCATGTATATCATTACGTTATATTCACTTGCaaattcatatatgtataacatacatacatatgtatatatatattatattatatacggcatcgtttttctcttccttATTCCACTTCTGCTTATCAACATTAGAACTATTATACACAAGTATACAGTACATTGTAAGTATGTCTATAATAtcgtaggtatgtacgtatatatatgtgtatattatataatactattttattgtatgtaatattagtgaaatgaaaataaaagaaagaattttgGCGTAATTTGGCATATCTGTGATTGGGGTAAATTCGTCCGATTTGAGCCAAGCGTTTTTCACGTTACGTTTATCGTTAACATTATCGTTATAATTCTTTAATCTCTAACATAATAATACGAAACAGACCTCGGCTGTTTTTcttcccttctttttttctcttgcttTCTCATTAttactaatattattattcttttcgaaatgtaaaacgtactttttttttttttcttttgtttcctCTTTTTACCGTACAAGTTTAATCTATCTAGTACACAATAACGCAGGTTTCGTTTACCTACAGTTTATGCGCACGTTTGTTTTACCCTAGTCATACACCTCCGGCAATTTTTCTCGTAATATCAACATTAACATTGACTGGAAATACGTAACGTAGTtataatttgattaattaattattcattcgcCTCAAGTCTGTTGCGGTTATAGATTAatacgtacgtgtatgtataagtAGGTATATAAACTGTGAAAGATTCCATTCGATCAGGTTCACCGTAAAAGCTGAGTATTTCATTTCTCCTTTTCACTCGTAATCGTAAACAATTTACGTCGTTGAAACCAGTAAGGATTAGATATCTAGTCTAACGAATTGCCGAATAAAAGTAAGAGGAATTACTGATAAAAAACGTGTCCTATGGAagatggtgaatttttttgttggttttaatttcgaaaacaaaaagaaagaaagaaaatcggtAACTAATCGCACAAATTTCCGTGAATAATCTCCTTAGGCCAATGGaatgttaatttatttttttcccatttcacAAACGGCTCGATTCAGTTTCTCGTTAATACTTCTGTAAAGCTGCAGCTTTCGCCGTGAAGATAATCGGGATAAACGGTACATCGTAATGTGGGTAAattgcaataataaatttactacgtaatgtaatataaatatgtacatatagaGGCTACTGAATGGTACAAGTAAGCGGATGCGAAAGAGCGTGAAGAATCGGCGTGCCTGCGGCGACTTCCGTTCTCGTGTCGCCGTAATCCTCCTCGCAGTCAAAGTAGTTGCTCTGCGAATGAAAGACGATGAGAAACGGAGAAATGAGGAAGATAACAGGTGGGGGGGAAAGTATAGAAATATCAAAAAGTCAGTAGGCTGTGAAtgtagaatttttaaagaagcGAAAGTCCGATTTGCTGAGTCCAAAAATGTAGAAGGTCGAAGTGTAAAGAACCAAAATTATAGAAAGGTTGGAATATGGAACGCTAAAATGTAGAATCGTTAGAATTCGTCTCGATAATAGCAGATTATAGAATTTGCTGCTTTATGTTTTTTGACCTTTCTatattttgtgtttttctatttcaatttctctattttcaattttctatatttGGAATTTCTACATTCCGATCACTCGacgaatcaaatttttgcctctctgaaaatttgatactttGGTTCTTCTGTCAATCGGCTATTCTTGTTTTTCACAACCACCTGATGCATACAAGCATAAGACAGTAGAAGTGccgaatatcgaattttcaacgtCGCGAAAATCTGTTTCATAAGATTTCGAGATGTAGAAAGTCGAGAGACGGGAAAATCAAAACCGGGAATGTAAAGTATAGAAAATCAAACACTTATTCATTTTGAcgatttaatataaattagcTTTCCATCATTTGACTGCTCtatattttaactttctaaatttttaaaaattgtatcaaaGAGATTTTCAAGTCTTTAAACATTCGATATTGTAACTTTATTATCTTCTGATCTTACTATATTCTTACCTCCACCCcattaaaattactcaatacGTTGATTTTCTATTTTGCTTTCGTATATTTCGACAActgttcaaaatttaattaaatcttCTTCATTTCTACACCCTGCATCCAAAAATTGTCGTTTAAAGTTTTCAACACGTTTTGTCCCGTCATTTTTACCTGGCGgactttcaaaatttaaaaaattctctgatCCAGATAATCAAGTTTTCAAACCGTCGATATTGCAACTCTGCTATTTTCCGATCACTCCACTTTTTTATATCCACCCCACCAAAATTATTCGATACGTTGATTTTCTATTTCGGTTGTCTATCCTTCGTCTTTCCAAAACTCAAAATACCGTGAAATCTGGACCAACTGTTAAACATTTGGAAATCCGCAATTACAATGACCTTCTGAAACCTGATTATTCTATCCAAATTTCTTCACCCTACACCCAAAAATTGTCGCTTTTTCCAAGCGTTTCCCAAAATCTCCATCCCCTCATTTTCACCTGGCAGTCGATGCATCGACAGCTGTCAGTCATCGAGCACGTGAGTCCGAGTATCTCCGCCGCTTCCTTGTAAAGTTCGGCGCTGGACTTCCGGTGTCGAGGAGGCGATGCCGGGGCACTCGCGGTTCCCGTTCCCGAAGCTCGTCTGCAGCTGTTCTTCGACCTCGACGACGATTCTCGCGACAGGCAGGAAGTCAGCATCGAACCTTTCGGCTGGCTTTCGTTCACCACCAACGCTCTTCCCGCCGGCGAGGCGAATAGCTGCAGCATGTCCATGTCCTGCGATCGGTAATTAACGatgttcattatttttcccatCCAATTTACAGTCAACTCAAGCTTAACCGCTAATTTCCATcatttcttccatttttcacGTCTACGACTTTCTTCCGAGAAACAacttttcattaatttcgCGACGATGACAACGAAAAAGAAACTCGTTGTTTCATTGTGCTTGTATCTATATTTTTTCGTACTTTTTGCTTCGATTTACGAATGTCCGTTTCAACGAAACtacgagttaaaaaatttgtgatttaatggtaataatttatgaatttcCGTTTCAATTAACGCCCCGAACTTTAGTCACATTTCTTCTGTGGCGTTATGACAATTTAGTTTTCTTCGGAAATTTCACTGATCTATTCGTTTatcaaatattctaaaaaaaaaaatttcctcccAAGTTAACACAGAATCAGGTGATGCATGATACatgaattaaaatgaaattattcggATCGTTACTTTTAAGGATGCAGTGTGAAAAccatttaacaaaaaaattccccaTTCACTGTAATACCTATTCTTTCGAATTAGCAAATCATTGTgtaaattggaatgttgtgacggatcataaaaaaattctttccacaTTGATCATCCATTAACATCTTTTTCGACTGTCAAATTCCAAGAATAATCTTCACTTCTATTCTCTTTATACTAAATCAAAAGTGTTCCAATATCCCGACAATTTTTTCCGCAACGTCTAAAactaaatttaataatttaatgaattgTCCAGCAGTCGTGGAGAAATTAAggagtttcgaaaaaaattccgacacGACGCAGGACTTCGAATCAAAATGATCaaaggttgaaaatttttttctgacaaattcGTACTCGCTTTtggaaacagttttttttaatttcgaagtgAAAATAGACCGTGATGGGTTTTAataatgatggaaaaaatgtttgccgaagaacagagagaaagagagagagagagagagagagagagagagatagacaGAGTGGTTTTTTTCTGATGTGAAAACTATAACGGAGCTACGAGTAAAAGCGTGCAAGGATTGGTGCAgggaaaagaatagaaaaaaaaaaaaaaagcaccgcACGTGTGAAAGGAAAAACGCGAAAAGAGTTTGTACTAACTCTCTGCTGTGTCCGTCAAACTGTATACCTATCCCTGCCTTTCTGTCCTAGAAGTAATTTTCCAGAGAGGTTTTCATTCTTTCACAACTTCTCTTTATATCCACTTTGTTCGGTTCCCGGAAGCCCAGACGCTACGCGACGAGAAAAATTACTCCTTGAAGACAAATATTATGAAGAGAAATTCTGTGACGGGAtagttttgaaatatttacaaagaaaaaaaaataaataaataaataaataaataaacagttTTTGTGCAATAAGATGTGCAAACTTTTCGTTCATTGATGAAGGAATatagaaatgaatttcatcgATGCATATCGTTTCAAATCGGTAATAATAATTGGGATTGATTGTTCATCaaaagttttgagaaaaatgatgaaatgatCTAGAACTAATAatgtaattgttatttatgAGTATTTTTGTGACaagtaaaatcattttttgacagttttctataatgaatgtaaatttcattaatttatcgtatcgtaatttttgtaaaacacgtagaaaaaagttacctcaaaatttgtgaaatttttttgtgctAAAGCAATTTTTCCCGCATCGacggaaatttttaattccggtaaccgctcagtccttaaatattttcattttttactacaatcgaaaaatatagttctagatagaaaatgaaaattagttttctagctgttaccggaaagtctctTATCctttactattctttctcattacgatcactgttgctatatttttttgcaactgttgcgaaaatttaatgcttgtgcaaggataaattgacgttaaagccttgcttaactaaaaaagtagagtaaacctcacaaactgattttgcgttgcgattaccaaaaaaggatcgtcgatagcgcaaaatggttaggcgtgcctcgtttttcgcaattccaacaatattcaaacagtgttttttaacgatacctgttttactgaatttttccagttactacaaatgaaatttttcacagtgtgCGTTTGTAGGAAGTAGTTGGATTATTAATCGCGGCCGTTAGTTTGGGCAACGAAATTCGGCGATTCCCTCACAGTTTAAAATAACGAGAAGCGGTTAGCTGTTTAATTGGTAATTAAAGCGATTGCTAGCTCGATGAACACTTGTATTTCTTGCGCTAATGTCAGGCTATTTGCATAATAACGGATGCGCGAATCCCAACCGGCAAGTGATCGCTGCGACCCCGGACGTTGATTCAAGATAAACGAATGATCCTGGGATTCCAGGACTAATTGTTACGGCCAACTAATCGACGCTTCCCGCAAAAAGCAGGCCATGCAGTTTCGCGATGACGCAGCCTCTGCGTTACCTTGTTGTTTGAAAAGGCGGGCTTTAGTCgaagaaaatcgattttcgagCGGGGTTGAAATTGCGAATTTCAATAGTTCCGAAAGCACCaaactctgaattttttggtggcgaaacttgaagtacaGAAATCGAACTTGGACGAAACAGCAGAGTTTCGAACGGTACGAAAACCGACGCTCAAGTTCCGAAactgcgaaaatgagaaaattttataatcttGAACATCGTAATTTCGACTAACCgaatattttcagttctgtgaatttatgacttggtaaaatttcacaaatttgatctttttttgtattggattttcgatattcttacgttcggaattctggtcattctgatttttagtttttctgattttttacaccaactCGTTAAGTAAACGACGTTGCGTGAGTATATTGACTTTCTGAATTTTACTTTATcggaacttgaattttcggcaTCTTGCATTTCGAACTTTGAGCCATCGGCTTTccaaccattcgaaactttgttgtttcgtaaatgctttattttttcacttctttcgTCACcgaataattcggaattaagctccttcggaacttcaaccccgcccctggattttgatgaaaattagatTCCCGAACGACGATCGGAGATATTGTGAGAATATTGAAGTCGTTCGAGAAAGATTTGAACATACATTAAGTTCGGAAAAtacgtgaaaatataaatttgaatttaatatgcCTAACGGCAAACTTGTGAAGTACCGATTGTTGCAAGTTTAAGCTGATGTAAATTATAAGTATTACCGTTTTGTCGCgttttattcatatttgatAGACGTTGCtgatttgaattattaaaaagttAATTAATTGCTGCTTCCTAACGcgaggtagaaaatgaatgaGTATAAACGATTTTGATTCGCAAGtacaaattttcttctcaaCTGCCACCATTCAGGCGTTAATTGGTACATCAgatttctgaaattcaaatgtcTACTTTTCTATAACTTTTTTACGACATCATTAAAATTTAACAGTCTAAATCGGGTATAAGTTTTGCTAGAGAATTAATCATTAAATACACAGTTGGCACATTTTTCGCGAGTtaaatttttccgaaattcATTGTGCagctgtttcaatttttcaaaaatttcacaccaCGTGTGTAATTggcaattttataaaaaattacgtccgCCAAGAGCCGGTTTAATAAAAGCGTGTATTAATTATCGTTGGCGTAAACTCGAGGCTGGTTATTACGTACAACTGCATTATATCGTCAAGCCGCGCATTGTGTTTCGGTGAAATTGATACAATCCTGCATTTGCCATCGTGTTGTTATATTCCCATCCTAATATTCTGCGTTACACACACAGATTTTACgagtttcaattaaatttataattgaatttcattcaattaaaaCCCAGCGCACGGCTAATAGCGATACAAATATGTCTGTATACACTCGCACGCACACAGTTATGTAATGTAGTATGCATACGCAAATTGATTTCCAATTTGCACTGGTATATATTTCGCGTATAAACGCATATCTACAGTTTTAACTGAGAATCCGTGATATCCGCGtcggaataattaatttcaattgtaattattaccAATTTGATAGCAATTACCGAGATATGATCGTACTACCTATATACATAAACAGACGTACATCCCTAGCTTGGTGTTCTTATTTTAACCGTCAAAGCGTGAAAGCAAATGCCTGACGTGgagaaaatttgtaataaaaaaataaccgatcCCGacggtttgatataatttagAAATCATATTTCAACACAGTTTATTGTTACAGAATATGTACATTGTTTAAGAAATTCTGATCACCTACCGGCAACGATTCCTGCGCATGGTCCAGCACGTAAATACTGTTTGTGTAGCCGTACAACATAGCGTCGAGATCTGAAATCAGAATGAATTTCTTCGCTTTTATATaatctttattttcttatttatttctttattttttttttacgcagaGCTTATTCCTGCCAATACGGGAAGGATTTGGACCCGATTcataattcaataattatcCATCACAAGATTCAGCTGAATTTTGtataacgagaaaaaaaaaaaaaatttgtggacgggatgaatttttattatcaaattgACCGATTGGTTTTTCTTCTAGTGTTTTGAAATATGACATTTGTCCGGTTGTAACGTTTAAGCGATCGATCCGTCGGTTTTGTTCTCAAAGACTAATATCCATTTGTAAAAATGGTACcgatttttccgttttttttttccttgggttgttcaatgaattttgaaaagctCCAAGATAACAGCTTCAACCTGACCGAACCCGGAGTTCCTTTTCGACCGTTTTTGTAATATCGCGCTGtcaagaaagagagaaaaatcgcGATTATACCGTACCGTGAGTGAAAGAGACCGGTCCGAGGGACAATTTGATAGGTTTCGGTTGATCGCAGCTGGCGTAGCTGAGCTCAGCGCGAGTTTCAGGTCGATAGGGGTGAAATCGAGTGAGACGGTCGCAGAGTTCGGCTCGGTTTGGAAGCAAATACACCGAGAGGTACTTAACTGTCgttaaataattcatgaaacGACGACAAACTGTATGTATATCGTTCCTGGGTCAATGACCATCGAACGAAGAACGGTCCAAGAGTTATTGTCGCCATCTTCCCCCCCTCCCGTCTGCCCTCGTTCTCATCTCCTCAGGCCATTAGATTCGAGGCTATTGCCCATTTTCGACCTGCAGAAATTATCGCTCTTCGACATCGCGCTGTTGTGCGCAATTTGAATAAGATCGTCGATTTTCTTCCCATTTTCGTATCCTCTGCAGATTCGCAAGACTAacttttgatattttaatcgCGAATCGTGACGTTGTAACAAGATATAGAAAATACTTTGatgactatttttttattcgtggAGGCAATACTCAATTTTCACGTTCTTAGGtcgataagttttttttttttcctttttttgttcaaataataaagaaaaatatttcaaaaatttactttacacCGGAATCAGCCTCATATACGCgagattttcgaaatttgattgATTATGAATTATAGCGAAATTGAACAGTGAATTTTGTCGTTcgccttctctctctttttctctttccgaCCCAGCAGTGAACTCAAGAAGCGGTTTCCTAGAGCCaataaaaacttttccctTCCATCTCAGGGCAggcatatacatatttgtatacttgtgtatatatatacaagacAAGTTAGACGGAACTTGGGTAGTTCCGAAGAATTAaatagtttgaaatttataagcCTAATGACGAAGGGAACCGGAAAGGGCGAATTTCCTCGTTGAAATAAACCGCTGCGGTAGGCTATGTGCCTACGAATATATATAGGTGTATTCGTGTGCTAATTATTACGACGCGCATTGGGATGGAAATAGAGATAGCGAGTGACGGAGatggcgagagagagagagagagagaaagagagtcgCACGGATGATTTGCTGATTAAAACGAACGATCCGGTGAACAGAAGTGAAACTTTTGAAATCTGGACGCAAGTTTCGCGGTGTttaaaagaagtgaaaaatagaataagAGAATCTTTTCCTCTGGACTTGCACCTTGTATCGTCGTCACGGAAACTCCGCTCAGGGCGTTTTAATGACCAAACTTTCTTCCCCCTTTTCGTATGATAAGAATAGtaatataatgaaaagaaagaagaagaacgagTAGAAtggagagagaagaagaagaagaaaaaaaggc
This is a stretch of genomic DNA from Neodiprion fabricii isolate iyNeoFabr1 chromosome 2, iyNeoFabr1.1, whole genome shotgun sequence. It encodes these proteins:
- the LOC124175331 gene encoding uncharacterized protein LOC124175331 — its product is MLEAPPGSHEDLVEAARIPCTQQSDLDAMLYGYTNSIYVLDHAQESLPDMDMLQLFASPAGRALVVNESQPKGSMLTSCLSRESSSRSKNSCRRASGTGTASAPASPPRHRKSSAELYKEAAEILGLTCSMTDSCRCIDCQSNYFDCEEDYGDTRTEVAAGTPILHALSHPLTCTIQ